A stretch of Bordetella genomosp. 13 DNA encodes these proteins:
- a CDS encoding ABC transporter substrate-binding protein, translating into MNGRIRSFRILAAASLTWFAATATPSWAQGVIKIGEINSYKAQPAFLDPYRKGMQLALDEVNAAGGVNGKKLELVIRDDNANPGEAVRAAEELVSRERVDVLTGSFLSHIGLALTDYAKQKKVFFLASEPLTDKITWENGNRYTYRLRTSTYVQVAMLVPEAVKMNKKRWAIVYPNYEYGQSAVATFKTLMKAAQPDIEFVAEQAPPLGKVDAGSVVQALADAKPDAIFNVLFAADLAKLVREGETRGLFKGRPVVSVLSGEPEYLDPLRDETPEGWVVTGYPWQFIDTPEHKAFLKAYQDKFKDYPRLGSVVGYSAIKSLAEGMKRAGSADTEALIKAFAGLKLTIPFGPIEYRALDHQSTMGAYVGKLARQDGKGIMTDFRYVDGGSVMPPDDEVRKLRKGD; encoded by the coding sequence ATGAACGGTCGTATTCGCAGTTTCCGGATCCTCGCGGCCGCCAGCCTGACCTGGTTCGCCGCGACGGCCACGCCCTCGTGGGCGCAGGGCGTCATCAAGATCGGAGAGATCAACAGCTACAAGGCGCAGCCCGCCTTCCTCGACCCCTATCGCAAGGGCATGCAGCTGGCCCTGGACGAGGTCAATGCCGCGGGCGGCGTAAACGGCAAGAAGCTCGAGCTGGTCATCCGCGACGACAACGCCAATCCCGGCGAGGCCGTACGCGCGGCGGAAGAGCTGGTGTCGCGCGAACGCGTCGACGTGCTGACGGGCTCGTTCCTGTCGCACATCGGCCTGGCCCTGACCGACTACGCCAAGCAGAAGAAGGTGTTCTTCCTGGCCAGCGAGCCGCTGACCGACAAGATCACCTGGGAAAACGGCAACCGCTACACGTATCGCCTGCGCACCTCGACCTACGTGCAGGTGGCCATGCTGGTGCCCGAAGCCGTGAAGATGAACAAGAAGCGATGGGCCATCGTCTACCCGAACTACGAGTACGGCCAGTCGGCCGTGGCCACGTTCAAGACGCTGATGAAGGCGGCGCAGCCCGACATCGAGTTCGTCGCCGAGCAGGCTCCGCCGCTGGGCAAGGTCGATGCGGGCAGCGTGGTGCAGGCGCTGGCCGATGCCAAGCCCGATGCCATCTTCAACGTGCTGTTCGCGGCCGACCTGGCCAAGCTGGTGCGCGAGGGCGAAACGCGCGGACTGTTCAAGGGCCGTCCCGTGGTCAGCGTGCTGAGCGGCGAACCCGAGTATCTCGATCCGCTGCGCGACGAAACGCCCGAGGGCTGGGTGGTCACGGGCTACCCCTGGCAGTTCATCGACACGCCCGAGCACAAGGCGTTCCTGAAGGCCTACCAGGACAAGTTCAAGGACTATCCGCGGCTGGGCTCGGTGGTGGGGTACAGCGCCATCAAGTCGCTGGCCGAGGGCATGAAGCGCGCGGGTTCCGCCGACACCGAGGCGCTGATCAAGGCCTTCGCCGGCCTGAAGCTCACCATTCCGTTCGGCCCCATCGAATACCGCGCGCTCGACCACCAGTCCACCATGGGCGCCTACGTGGGCAAGCTGGCCAGGCAGGACGGCAAGGGCATCATGACCGACTTCCGCTACGTCGACGGCGGATCGGTCATGCCGCCGGACGACGAGGTGCGCAAGCTGCGCAAGGGCGACTGA
- a CDS encoding MarR family winged helix-turn-helix transcriptional regulator, translating into MPRSEEASRPTPGAQAPDSSYQFSDQVGHLLRRAYQRHMAIFQQTIPDSQLTAAQFVVLCAVRDRQACSLVEVVKATAIDQATVRGVIERLKTRELLAVSHDPADRRKVLVTLTDAGHALVGEMVPFAQRISESTFGDLNPAERVAILYLLRKMSEMDGAPAP; encoded by the coding sequence ATGCCCCGATCCGAGGAAGCATCGCGTCCAACGCCGGGCGCGCAAGCGCCCGACTCTTCCTACCAGTTCTCCGACCAGGTGGGCCATCTGCTGCGCCGCGCGTACCAGCGCCACATGGCGATCTTCCAGCAGACGATTCCCGATTCGCAGTTGACGGCCGCGCAGTTCGTGGTGCTGTGCGCCGTGCGCGACCGGCAGGCATGTTCGCTGGTCGAGGTGGTCAAGGCCACGGCCATCGACCAGGCCACGGTCCGCGGGGTGATCGAGCGTCTGAAGACCCGCGAACTGCTGGCGGTCTCGCATGACCCCGCGGACCGCCGCAAGGTGCTGGTGACGCTGACGGACGCGGGGCATGCGCTGGTGGGCGAGATGGTGCCGTTCGCGCAGCGCATCAGCGAAAGCACCTTCGGCGACCTGAATCCGGCCGAGCGGGTGGCCATTCTGTACCTGCTGCGCAAGATGAGCGAGATGGACGGTGCGCCGGCGCCGTAG